ATATTTTTATTATAGATATAAGTTTGATTTCTCCCGTTTTGTTTTGCAAAATACATAGCTCTGTCAGCCTTGTTTAGGAGTTCAAGAGGATTTTTTGTGTGCTCTGGGCACGAAGCTAGTCCCACGCTGACTGTTATTGGTAAGCCGTCACATTGATTTTGAAGTGCATTGGATTTAACTATCTCAGACCTTAGTTTTTCTGCCAAAAGATAAGTTTCATTCAAGGTGTAGTTTTCTGCTATGACGACAAATTCCTCTCCACCATACCGGAACGCATGTAAGTTCTCTGGCACGTAGGTATTTAGGATTTCACCTATAGTTTTTAATATTCTATCACCGACAACATGTCCATGGAGGTCGTTAACAACTTTAAATTTGTCTATATCCAGAAAGATAATTGAGATGGAACTAATCTCTGAATTTATTTTATGTTTCATTGTCTGGTGAAAATGCCTGTGGTTGTATAATGAAGTGAGTTCATCGGTATGGTTTTGCTGTTTGAGGACCCTGTTTTCGTGTTCTTTGACAGTGAGATTCTCTACCAGGGTATTAAAGGATTGTGCCATACTTTTTATTTCAGTTGCCCCTTTTATATCGATATATTCAAGAGTGTTAAATTGATTCATGTCTACCAGCTGTTTTTGCAGGGAAATTATGGGATTTACTATTACATTTTTTAAAATGTAACTCAGTAAAAGTATCAGCCCGACACTAAAAAACATAACGATATTTCCATTTGTTTTTAGTAATTTTAATGTAGATACAAAAACATATCTGGAATCAAAAATATAAAGTCTGATCTTGTATAAGCCGGAAATATCGGGAATTATCTTCTGACCGACGATATCATGATCATTAATTTTTATGATTTTTTTCTCATTTTTCAAGAGAAGGTCTGAAAATTTATCTGCTACTATCTGGGTTTCAGGGGTTGAAATCAATTTGTTGTTTAAGCCTATAGAGATATCGTATCCGAATTTCTCCTTTATGTTTTGAAGCATTGCAGGTGATATTTCCCTTCCCAGTATCAGAGCACCCCGAGATGGACCTTCAAAATCCGACGTAAGAACAGGGGTAACCGAGAGTATATATGGCTTGCCGTTAAACATGGTTATTCCATTTGGAAACTCCCCCTTCTTATACCCTATGGAATCATCATATTTTCCGTTCAATATATCTCTAACCTCAGACTTGTTGAATAACTCCTGATCTCCCCCTTCCTCAAGACCATAGGCATCGACAATGGTCATATCGTTTCTAGTAAGCAACAGAAAATCCATGCCAAAGTTGGATGGGATCCACTCGGAGATGTTTTCCTTTACCCAATCCATGTCTGGGTCTTCCTCAGCCATAATCTCATAGGTGTCATCCCACGCGGCATAGTCTTTGGCGATTATAATTAGATCCTCTAGTTCGCTCTGTAGTATTTTATCAGCATGATCTATACGGGATTCGACATTTTTATTTTCCAGGACTGAGAAGTAATTTTTAACCATAAGGTTATTTGACTGTAGATAGATAAACAGCGGAATAATTGAGACAACCATTAATGCAAAAACAACTTTTGAACTATAACTGTTTAAAATTTTTCCATTCATTATTTTTCCTCCATTGCAGTTTATTTTTAAATTAATATAATACAATTACTGTAATAATTTTAATTTCCTATCAATTTGGTAATTTTTTTCATTGGCAGCTATGAATAATACAAAAAAAACTCCTAAGATTGGGGAAGGAGGGTGAATTAGGCGTTAGCATATTTCTTGTATTTATTGAAAAAAGGAAAACTTTAGTATTCCAGTATAGAATAATATAAAATTTTAATTGAGAGTAGCTAGGGTTACACTATAACAATGCTTTAACAATATAACAAAAGGAGAGGGAATATGTCATTAAAAAAGAAATTTTTATCTGTATTCTTTATTTTCAGTTTCATTTTGACCTTAGTTGGATTTAACTTTTATCAGGTCTCATTGGAAACACAAAAAATAAATAAAAACTATATGCAACAAAAAGAATCGGTAACAAGTCTTTACCAGAGGAGAGACTTTATAAAAAGTCTTTTGCTCATTGATGATTACCAAAAGTTCATGCAAGAAGAACAAAAATTAAAAATAATAGATAAGGAACTAAAAAAAACAGACGTTTTTAAAGGTGTAAATGACTTAGAAGTGCTAGAAAACAAAATCTTATCCCTTCACAAAGAAAATCTCAAGCTGAATCTAGATTTTTCAGAGACCTATAAAAAAGAGAAATCCACAAGACATGTGATGAGGGATATTGTTTATAAAGGTGAAAACTACAATGAAACAAAGGTGCTGGGTGAGGTCATATATAATAGTAAGGAGGCCATCTTCCAATATCGAGACCAAAAACATTTTGATCGTTGGCAACAGGCCATTTATACCCTGAGAAAAGTTGCCACAACATCCAATCTCATAGCTCATACAAAAGAATACCATAAAATCTCCCAGACCATATCGGAGGTTCTTTTATTTCAGGAAACAATCCTGGCAGAAACAGAGAACAGTATGAAGACTTATAACAATATACTCAAGATGGTGGATAGCAATGTTCGCTTACTGGAATCAGATGTAAACAAATCCATAGAAAAAACAAATAAGAACATGCAGAAAAAACTTATTATAACTCTCTTGATAATATTGTTTTTTTTCATAGCGCTTGGAATTTTCATCCACATCCAGTTGATAAAACCTCTGGGTATATTGAAAAAAAGTACAAGGGAAATATCTAAGAAGAATTTTGACCATAAAATAACCTTAGATAAAAATGATGAAATAGGAGAACTGGCTAACGACTTTAATATCATGGTTAATAATCTAAAATCAAGATATTGGAATCTGGAAGAAATAGTCAAGGAAAGAACTAAAAAGTTACAGGATTCTAATTTTAATTTATTGAAGGAAATCCACAAGAGGGAAAAAATAGAGAAAGTACTTAAAAATCAGGTGATGACAGACGAACTTACTGGTTTATTCAACAGAAGAGCTGCATATAGCTTCCTATCGGATGAGATTAAACAAGGGCACAGCTTGACTATCTGTTACTTAGATATAGATGATTTTAAAAAAATCAATGATAATTTTGGGCATAAAGAGGGAGACAGATACCTGAAAGAATTTTCATCGATATTAAAATTAAATCTACGTCAGGAGGATCACATCTTCAGGGTGGAAGGAGATGAGTTCATAGCAGCTTTCCCAAATAAGCACAAGGAAGATGTTGAAATATTCTTTGAAAAGCGAGTCCTTATCGATCTAAGGTCAAAACTGGATATAGAATTTAGTTATGGCCTATTGGAATTTTCTAAGGACAAAAAGATGAGTTTAGATGAAGTCATAAAAAGAATAGATGAAAGTATGTATAAGAATAAAACAGAAAAGAAACAGAGGACACCTCTGCCGCTAAACCCTTCTTTTTTAAGT
This window of the Psychrilyobacter piezotolerans genome carries:
- a CDS encoding diguanylate cyclase translates to MNGKILNSYSSKVVFALMVVSIIPLFIYLQSNNLMVKNYFSVLENKNVESRIDHADKILQSELEDLIIIAKDYAAWDDTYEIMAEEDPDMDWVKENISEWIPSNFGMDFLLLTRNDMTIVDAYGLEEGGDQELFNKSEVRDILNGKYDDSIGYKKGEFPNGITMFNGKPYILSVTPVLTSDFEGPSRGALILGREISPAMLQNIKEKFGYDISIGLNNKLISTPETQIVADKFSDLLLKNEKKIIKINDHDIVGQKIIPDISGLYKIRLYIFDSRYVFVSTLKLLKTNGNIVMFFSVGLILLLSYILKNVIVNPIISLQKQLVDMNQFNTLEYIDIKGATEIKSMAQSFNTLVENLTVKEHENRVLKQQNHTDELTSLYNHRHFHQTMKHKINSEISSISIIFLDIDKFKVVNDLHGHVVGDRILKTIGEILNTYVPENLHAFRYGGEEFVVIAENYTLNETYLLAEKLRSEIVKSNALQNQCDGLPITVSVGLASCPEHTKNPLELLNKADRAMYFAKQNGRNQTYIYNKNIENFLKENNKGFRQKEVLLDSALAFAAAIDAKDKYTGKHSEMVTKFSLLLAEKLGLSKEDKYVLRIGALLHDCGKIGIPDYIIGKTAKLTSEEYEIIKTHPVLGNTILKYIINDETVMSCVRNHHEKWDGSGYPDGLSREEISLHARIVTLADSFHAMVSQRPYRNALSIDTAIEELRKNSGTQFDPSLVEIFIQSVQESYEV
- a CDS encoding GGDEF domain-containing protein — translated: MSLKKKFLSVFFIFSFILTLVGFNFYQVSLETQKINKNYMQQKESVTSLYQRRDFIKSLLLIDDYQKFMQEEQKLKIIDKELKKTDVFKGVNDLEVLENKILSLHKENLKLNLDFSETYKKEKSTRHVMRDIVYKGENYNETKVLGEVIYNSKEAIFQYRDQKHFDRWQQAIYTLRKVATTSNLIAHTKEYHKISQTISEVLLFQETILAETENSMKTYNNILKMVDSNVRLLESDVNKSIEKTNKNMQKKLIITLLIILFFFIALGIFIHIQLIKPLGILKKSTREISKKNFDHKITLDKNDEIGELANDFNIMVNNLKSRYWNLEEIVKERTKKLQDSNFNLLKEIHKREKIEKVLKNQVMTDELTGLFNRRAAYSFLSDEIKQGHSLTICYLDIDDFKKINDNFGHKEGDRYLKEFSSILKLNLRQEDHIFRVEGDEFIAAFPNKHKEDVEIFFEKRVLIDLRSKLDIEFSYGLLEFSKDKKMSLDEVIKRIDESMYKNKTEKKQRTPLPLNPSFLS